A DNA window from Trypanosoma brucei brucei TREU927 chromosome 10, whole genome shotgun sequence contains the following coding sequences:
- a CDS encoding adenylate kinase, putative, with protein MADLSDNKFAYLKDKNIPQLMEYILQKLVTDLPENPMHYIGELMEEPVPPRIIVAGPPGSGKGTQCEAIAEKFGVVHISTGDLIREEATADTEEGRELAQLMEEGDLVPDEFISQLVYRRLQKDDAKRFGWLLDGFPRSKQQAMELDTWMCPPHLFILLDVADEEVFKRIEHRRADPVTGNVYHLIFNPPPKSDKELWNRLVQRTDDHRDTVAKRLEVYREEISWLMGHYGGITEVVDGNQGIRAVTADVLKTVESRLLR; from the coding sequence ATGGCGGACCTTTCCGATAATAAGTTTGCCTACCtcaaagacaaaaatatACCACAACTCATGGAGTATATTCTACAGAAACTCGTCACGGACCTTCCTGAAAATCCAATGCATTATATTGGGGAACTGATGGAAGAACCCGTTCCACCGAGGATTATTGTCGCCGGCCCACCCGGCAGCGGCAAAGGGACGCAATGCGAAGCCATTGCAGAGAAGTTTGGTGTTGTACATATTTCTACTGGAGATTTAATTCGGGAAGAAGCAACAGCGGATACGGAGGAAGGCAGAGAGTTGGCGCAGTTGATGGAAGAAGGCGATTTAGTCCCTGACGAATTCATCTCTCAGTTGGTTTACCGCCGCCTTCAAAAAGACGACGCGAAGCGGTTTGGTTGGCTGCTTGATGGTTTCCCCCGCTCCAAACAACAGGCGATGGAATTGGATACATGGATGTGCCCTCCACAtctcttcattttgttgGATGTAGCGGATGAAGAAGTTTTCAAACGCATTGAACACCGTCGTGCCGATCCCGTGACGGGGAATGTGTATCATTTAATATTTAACCCACCCCCAAAGTCTGATAAAGAATTATGGAATCGCCTCGTGCAGCGGACAGATGACCATCGCGACACGGTGGCGAAACGGTTGGAAGTATATCGCGAGGAAATAAGTTGGTTGATGGGACACTACGGTGGTATAACCGAAGTTGTGGATGGGAATCAGGGCATCAGAGCCGTTACAGCGGATGTACTGAAAACAGTGGAGAGCCGGCTGTTGCGTTGA
- a CDS encoding thymidine kinase, putative, translating to MHDGDGNIELIIGPMFAGKTTELMRRVQRHKHAQRSCYIINYSRNSYQNQRLSTHDQLSLTANVSIAKLSEVCDEWRDYDVIAVDNGQFFPDVVGFCARAANEGKTVIVSALDVDCRETPFDEVCRLVPRAESVLKLSAVCMECHEHDAFLTYRTIESNERELYGGADMYLAVCRWCYKQLTMSHVDAQKTSASTAAVVPNGAHGRIELIIGPMFAGKTTELMRRVQRHKHAQRSCYIIKYTGDTRYSEGAITSHDQRALTANVSVSNLHDVGDEWRKYDVIAVDEGQFFPGVAAFCSKAADSGKVVIVSALDADYLQEPFEEICLLVSRADSVVKLSAVCMECHNRKASFTYRTVKSDERKLVGGSDMYMSVCRSCYETKRNMVQTEKYIYSCVGINEGSYSECSPGPSERSSAGTSGVQTSVKVDEQNCTEPNTEAKKMPLKRKRNQMAVDTT from the coding sequence ATGCACGACGGAGATGGCAATATTGAACTCATCATTGGCCCCATGTTCGCTGGTAAAACAACAGAACTGATGAGACGTGTCCAGCGACACAAACACGCCCAAAGATCATGTTATATCATCAACTATTCACGAAACAGTTACCAAAATCAGCGACTGTCAACTCACGACCAGCTTTCACTGACTGCCAATGTGTCCATCGCAAAACTTAGTGAAGTGTGTGATGAATGGCGTGACTACGACGTCATTGCTGTTGACAATGGCCAATTCTTCCCTGATGTTGTGGGTTTCTGTGCACGCGCAGCCAATGAGGGGAAGACTGTCATTGTGTCAGCACTCGATGTAGACTGCCGAGAAACTCCTTTTGATGAGGTTTGCCGTCTTGTTCCCCGTGCAGAATCAGTGTTGAAACTCAGTGCCGTATGCATGGAATGTCATGAGCACGATGCTTTCTTAACGTATCGCACCATCGAGAGCAACGAGCGTGAACTATATGGTGGAGCCGACATGTACTTGGCTGTGTGCAGGTGGTGTTACAAACAACTTACCATGAGCCACGTTGATGCGCAGAAGACATCTGCTTCCACAGCTGCAGTTGTGCCAAATGGTGCACACGGTCGCATTGAACTCATCATTGGCCCCATGTTCGCTGGTAAAACAACAGAACTGATGAGACGTGTCCAGCGACACAAGCACGCTCAAAGATCATGTTATATCATCAAGTACACTGGGGACACACGCTACAGTGAAGGTGCTATAACTTCTCACGACCAGCGTGCACTGACTGCCAATGTGTCGGTCTCTAATTTACATGACGTGGGTGATGAGTGGCGTAAATACGATGTGATCGCGGTGGATGAGGGCCAATTTTTTCCTGGTGTGGCCGCGTTCTGTTCCAAGGCTGCCGATTCGGGGAAGGTTGTAATTGTGTCAGCACTTGATGCCGATTACCTACAAGAGCCATTTGAAGAAATTTGCCTTCTTGTTTCCCGTGCTGATTCTGTTGTGAAACTTAGTGCCGTGTGTATGGAGTGTCACAATCGCAAAGCATCTTTTACATATCGTACTGTGAAGAGTGATGAGCGCAAACTTGTCGGTGGCAGTGATATGTACATGTCAGTTTGCAGATCATGTTACGAAACTAAAAGGAATATGGTGCAAACTGAAAAGTACATTTACAGTTGTGTTGGGATCAATGAAGGGAGTTACTCGGAATGTTCCCCCGGGCCAAGCGAGCGCAGTTCAGCAGGAACCTCCGGCGTCCAAACTTCCGTCAAGGTGGATGAGCAGAACTGCACTGAACCGAACACAGAAGCTAAAAAAATGCCtctgaagagaaaaagaaatcaaatgGCCGTTGATACTACTTAG